TTCTGTAttgttgccatagcaacagTGGCTcgctgtatttctgtgtgtttgctgtgcttGTGTCTGACAAGGGATGTAATTCTGCCTGTCATCAGTATAGCTTAGAGCTGATTTCCCAGCTGGTTGCCATGAGACCAGACAGACACATCCTCTGCTTCAATGATGAATTTTTTCTCTTCAGGCTCAaatcactgaacacacacacaacattttatgTCCTGTTATAAAGTCACATGgccaaaatataataataataataggctAACTATACACATTTTTGTCGTTGAGGATTACtgcttattttatttgaatagcTACAGTTATTTCCCATTTGGTTGAAACATATACACTTtcacagtaaacacaaacaatataatTGTAACTACACAGCTAAGGTTAATTTAGCTTATATGATggatattattatatatttattcttgCCTTggtgctttcttcttcttcaacacATTCACTACTTTGCTACAGCTCATTCCTGctatcagcaaaaaaaaaagcacaaaactatGTTGGTTGTGAGCTGAGTTGGTTTGTGATAATATAGAATAGATTTggataaataatgataatgtaGCTAATTTTACAGgaatttattttgcagtttggGTGGGCAAACGATGTaagattgaactttttttttggcagagaGGTTCTAAAATGACGGAAGTGGAGCCAGTGTTGGATTTTGCCTCCTCGGGGCGTGCGGGGAGGCGAAATGCTCTACCTGACATCTTGGGCTCCCCAGCGGGCGTAAACCCTGGTGACCTGCCTCTTAAGCTGGCTGAGCTGTCCCTCAAAGGTAAGTACACTAGTTGTCTTTTTATAGGCTACGTTCTGTCTAGATTCTTGCCTCTCAAGAATTGTGATGTAACAGGCCATATCTGGTTGTTGTTGAAATGTTCTCTCCTAGGCACAGTTATTCCAAAATAATGAGGCACTCTGAAATGAATGatcattttttataattaaaatccAATCCAGGTATGGACCAGGTAGTTGAGTACAGTATTTCTGCACTCTGCCCCTGGTCTGGTTCTGGTCCATATACAGCTTCCGCATGTTTCAAGAAATATGGGGATGAAGACTAAGGTTGTTTAGGTCTGAACTTTTTCTTTAGTTAGATGCATTTGGGCCATATGTGGGCTCAAATTGCCTCTAGGGAACATGGTAGTCATCCTCATTGATCAGTGAGTGGAATGGAATCATTCACCATGAATTAGTGTGGCTACTCCCATATTTAGACCACCGTTGAACTTTTATTCTAAAAGCAAATTTGTCTTGCATGTTCTGCAATTCTGACTTTCATGTTTCTCCTTGAAATCCATTCTCTGTGCACCCTCAGATCTTGACTGGCAGACTATTTGCCATTTCTTCTGTCTGCTTGTGCAAATTGCTTTACATAGTGTGTTTGCAAACCATTCAAAGCAAGCCTACCCCCTATTCATTTAGCTATGTCTGAAATCATTTCTCTCTTGTAGGCCCAAATTAGTCCCAGATGTTTTGGTGCTATGCTGATTCTGTTGCTTTCTTAGTACAATAGACCTAAGTGGTGTAATGATGAATTCATGGTATTAATTAACAAAAGCTTTGGGCAGCCTTAAGTCTTTATATTACCCTTACTGCACATATATATTATTGTGTCTTTTTGGGTTTGTGTGCAGATGGACCAGGAGGGGCCCAGTCACCCACAGCAGAGGAGCCTCCGGCGCCGCCGGAGAGCTCAGAGGAGGGCGAGGGATCATAGGGACTCGTTTATTTACTTTACCCCAGAGACCTGCAGAGATAACGTGAGACACAAAACgaagagagagatagagggCGACCCGTGGGAGAAAGAGTAATGATCGGTGGAGAGTCAGTCTGTTTGTGAAGCAGCTGAGCCACACAGGGGGAGCGATGGACCCACTCCCCAAAGGACTGGAGCCAGGGGCTAAAGACTGTTTAACACTCAGCGCTATCTGAAATAAGTCACATGTCACTTATTTATGAACAAGTGCGTGTGCGACTTATATGCTCGCTGCAGACACTACAGTCCAACACTAGAATCCAAGGGACCATGACAAATTGTATACCGTCCTTTACTATTTTTGTATGacttatttcaaattaaagaaaaacaggaactCACATTCAAATAGTAAAAATGTACCGCTTGTTTCCTTTTATAGTGATGTGTTATTTTACATGATCAATGGCAGGAGGAGATTTGACAGCAGGATGTGGTGGatcaaagcttttaaaatgcaaGATGCTACATGTGACATAAGAAAACAATAGATTTAAGAAAACTGGGAGCTCTTTGTGTTGTCTTGCTAACTTAATGCTTTGACACTAAATGTGTTGCCCTACTGTTTTCAATGATAAGGCTGTTGCAGAGTACTGTAAATATACACTGTAAAGTTACAGTTTTTACCCCTCTTAAACACCAGACTGTTTTGATTCTAGCAACAACCACCAGAGAGATTAATCCATTTTTTTAGATGTCCATATGGTGCAAGATGGTAGTGTGGAAGAGCCATCCATATCTTTAAACATTCCTTAGAGAGTAGTGTCCCACTGCCAACAATGTACACACTGCTTCATTGTAATACTGCAACAAGTCTGAGATTTCCTTTTGAAAGTCTCTTAATTTCCCAAATCTCTGAAAATGTGCCTAGTGGCAGTTTACAACcgaaatgtgtgttgtgttcttTATCTGTGAAGTACTGTTATCCAATATTTTGGGCTATTGATATTTCCTCAGTTTTAATAGGAGGTATCATAACACATCTTTACTGgttaaactgtaaatgaaagaaaaatacactttttgtaACATTCTGCAAAGCTGCATTTGCAGATCCTTGTGTCCACCAGGAAAACTCTTCAGCTTAGTGCAAAATTTACCAAGTGTTCCCTCGCAGTGCGATGCTCTTTATCACATGGTTCTTATCACAGCATATGCACGCTGCCTGGGCAGAGGAAAACAAGCATCGAGCAACACCACCACCGCCACAATGTGTTTGGGGTGCCGAAAATGGCAGCACACTCGCCTTCTGCCTCTCCACACAGAGAGTCTGTTCACACTCATCAACACATAAGCCGAGCTGTGAATAGGACGACAGGCAGAGAGCGAGAAACACAGCAAGAGTCCAGTTTGTCAGATATCAACTCACtgctactgtatatatatatactgtgttGTACTATGATCCATGTGTGTCAAACATGCTACCTGTTGGATTACCAGCCTTTATTCACATACTGTACCCACAAAGAAACAATGTTCTGTAACTGTCGGCAACAACGTGTTGCCAGTGGCAGTGTCTTCATATGGATGTGTTTTCACATATGTAACAAGGAATGCCTGGTGTGCTGCTGCTCAGGCTTTTGTTTTGATGCTGGACACTACAAAAACTGAAAGTGTTCATCTTAAGATGTGTGATCAGCAGCACTTTATGGAGGTTGATGAATCGGAGGGTTATTTTATAGTGTCCTGATCTCTAAGTGGTGCATATATTTTACTTAGCTGGATGGAATCCCTTCTGTTGATTCTATCTGGTGGTGGATATTGCCATATTAAACCCACAAGATTTACATATAACTGTTTGGTGAATGGTGTCATTTCTATGCGAGGATTTCTATTTTGTTCGGCCTGTTTACATATTGGACATCAAtatgctatttaaaaaatatgatataTTGTAGACTAATATTCCTGTACTCTCTAAAGTGTAACATAAAAAGTGTTAAGCTACACAAACTTTTAGCATCCATAAGGCTCTACTGAGCAGTAGAGTGGTACTTAAATCTTATACAAACCAAAGATGTAAGTAAATGTCATAATGGCAGTGCACAAATACTCACAAGTCTTATATTGGAAATAGAAGACTATTGGCATTACAATATACTTACCAGCAACAGTACTCGTGCAGAATGATATATAATTCCATATaatgttaccatggcaacaggcTAAATTAAGATGAACTTGATAAACTTTGATGGAAATCAAGGATGCATACTTTTAATGCTTATGTTTAGTCTAGTTGTACTCATGGAATGTGCTCATAACACTTGTTAAATATAAGTAAATAGTCACAAAGAGCTTGTGAGCACAGCATTAACATTTAGCAGGTCTCACAGAGCAGCTACTTTGGAAATGGGCAGTATTTATCATCATGGACC
The nucleotide sequence above comes from Channa argus isolate prfri chromosome 1, Channa argus male v1.0, whole genome shotgun sequence. Encoded proteins:
- the pkib gene encoding cAMP-dependent protein kinase inhibitor beta, with product MTEVEPVLDFASSGRAGRRNALPDILGSPAGVNPGDLPLKLAELSLKDGPGGAQSPTAEEPPAPPESSEEGEGS